GCGCTCCAATTCGAGGATACGTTCTTCGGCTCCGAGGATCTTCGCCTCGTATTCCTTCAGCTCCGGCGTCGTGAAGCGCTCGACTCCGACGAGCGTCTGCTTCCGCTCGTAATCGGGAGGGACCAAATGGAGGTTCGCCTTGCTCACCTCAATGAAGTAGCCGAAGACCTGATTGAACTTCACCTTGAGCGAGGGGATGCCCGTGCGGACGCGCTCACGTTGCTCGAGGCGAGCGATGTAGCTCTTGCCGTCGGTCGCCAGCGCGCGCAGCTCATCTAATTCCGCATGAAAGCCATTGCGAATCGTCGGGCCATCGCCAAGCGCCGCCGGAGGATTCTCAACGAGCGCGGCATCGAGAAGCGCGCGCACATCTTGAAGCTCATCGAGACTCTCGCGCAAAGTCTCGAGGAGCGAAGCCGTGGCTTCACCGAGCAGCCCCTTGATCTCCGGCACGACGGCCAAACTATTGCGCAGAGCGGCGAGGTCACGGGGCGTGGCCGTTCCCACGTTCACACGCGCGAGTACGCGCTCCAAATCCTGGATCCGCTTCAACTGCGCGCGCATTTGATCGCGCCACATCGTCTGGCGCACCAACTCCTCGACGGCATCCAGCCGCGCCATGATCTCGGCGAGCCGACAGCACGGGCGCAAAATCCACTGTCGCAGCAGCCGCGCCCCCATCGCCGTCTCCGTCGCATTCAAAACGGCAAAGAGCGTGTGTTCGCGCGAACCATCCAATGCTTCGACGAGTTCCAGGTTTCGAACCGTCGTCGGGTCCAGGATCATGAACTCCGAAGGCCGGAAGAAGGAGATCTCCGTAATGTGCGCAGCCTGCGCCCGTTGCGTCTCTCGCGCGTAATGCAACGCTGCTCCGGCAGCTTGCACAGCCAGATCATGCCCCACCAGATCGAAGCCTTCGAGCGTCGAGACACCGAAATGCTGGCACAAGAGCGCATGGGTGTAGGCGAAGTCGAAGATCCAATCCTCCAGCGGCGTCCGCGCCGCTCGATCGAAGACCGTACTCCCAAGGGGAAGGTCTCGATCCACGGCGTCCTCGGAGGAAGTCCGCTCGCTCCCCGCATAAGCTTTCAGGATCGGCTCGAGCCCCCTCGGATAGAGCACTTCACGCGGCGCGAATGCCTCCATCTGTTCCAAGAGTCGCTCCCACGCGCGTTCCCCGATGAACTCGGCGACGACGAACTCGCCCGTCGAGACATCGAGGAAGCTGACGGCAGCCGCTTCGGCCGTCCCGAACACGGCGGCCAGGTAATTGTTCTCGCTCGCTTCCAACAATGGCCCTTCCAGAACTGTGCCCGGGGTGATGATTCGTACGACCTCCCGCCGCACGAGCTTCGTGGAACTTTTCGGCTCTTCGACCTGGTCACAGATGGCGACTCGATACCCCTTGCGAATGAGCTTCGCGATATAGCCCATCACAGCGTGATGCGGCACCCCGCACATCGGAACGGGCGTCCCACGCTCCTTGTGTCGCGCCGTGAGCGTGATCTCTAATTCGCGCGCGCCGATGATCGCGTCTTCGTAGAACAGCTCGTAAAAATCGCCCAATCGGAAAAAGAGCAACGTGCCCGGATAGCGTCGCTTGATCTCATGATACTGCTTCAGCATGGGCGTGAATTGATTGGGATTCATCCCACCTGCTCCTTCTCGACGAGGATCGAACGCGTCTTGGAGATGCCCGATGCTCCTAGCACGACGCGCGCGCGGATTGTCCCCATAGGGAAGCAGAATATATAATTTGCCCGTCGAACGTGTCAAACGAGGGATTCGCACAGGGAGTGAATCTGTCCGCCAGGGAGGCGCCATTGATTCTCGCCATAGATACGACCTCGGAGCGAGGGAGCATAGCGCTTCAGCGCGGGAAGGAGCTTCTGGCCGTCTTGGGAAGCTGGCGCCCGGGCACGCATTCGCAGATGCTCCACGAGGATATAGATTTTTTGCTGCGCCGCGCGGGTGTGACTCTCGAACGCGTCTCGCTTTTGGCTGTCACGATCGGCCCAGGCTCCTTCACCGGCGTGCGCGTGGGGATCGCCTCGATCCAAGGGCTTGCGCACGCGCTGGCCAAGCCGGTCATGGGAATTGGCGCTCTCGAAGCGTTGGCCTACGGCGTGGGCGTGAGCGGGACGATCTGCGCCTGTCGCGATGCGCTGCGTGGGGAGGTGTACGCGCAGCTCTTTCACCTCATGGCCGACGGCGAGCTGCGAGCACTCAGTGAGCCTCAACTCATGCGGCCCGAGGCTTTGGTCGCCGCGCTCGAAGAGAGGACGCTCATCTTCGTCTGCGAAGCAACGGCTTCGCTGAGAGCGGAGCTCGAGGAAGCCGCGAGACGTAAGGGGCATCCCCTCGTCCCACTTGTGCGCGTGCCGCACGACGAGTACGGATGGGTGTTC
The genomic region above belongs to Blastocatellia bacterium and contains:
- the mutS gene encoding DNA mismatch repair protein MutS, with amino-acid sequence MNPNQFTPMLKQYHEIKRRYPGTLLFFRLGDFYELFYEDAIIGARELEITLTARHKERGTPVPMCGVPHHAVMGYIAKLIRKGYRVAICDQVEEPKSSTKLVRREVVRIITPGTVLEGPLLEASENNYLAAVFGTAEAAAVSFLDVSTGEFVVAEFIGERAWERLLEQMEAFAPREVLYPRGLEPILKAYAGSERTSSEDAVDRDLPLGSTVFDRAARTPLEDWIFDFAYTHALLCQHFGVSTLEGFDLVGHDLAVQAAGAALHYARETQRAQAAHITEISFFRPSEFMILDPTTVRNLELVEALDGSREHTLFAVLNATETAMGARLLRQWILRPCCRLAEIMARLDAVEELVRQTMWRDQMRAQLKRIQDLERVLARVNVGTATPRDLAALRNSLAVVPEIKGLLGEATASLLETLRESLDELQDVRALLDAALVENPPAALGDGPTIRNGFHAELDELRALATDGKSYIARLEQRERVRTGIPSLKVKFNQVFGYFIEVSKANLHLVPPDYERKQTLVGVERFTTPELKEYEAKILGAEERILELERELFHELRQEVARATRRIQATARALAHLDVLAALAETAVRRNYRRPVLTEGDELYIRAGRHPVVEVQLGRFVPNDLYMNNTTDRLLIITGPNMGGKSVYLRQTALICLMAQMGSFVPAEEARLGIVDRIFTRVGSSDSVARGRSTFMTEMIETAKILNTATPRSLVLLDEVGRGTATFDGLSIAWAVAEYLHNNANHAAKTLFATHYHELTELARVLPGVRNYQVLVKESKGEILFLHKVVEGSANKSYGIEVARLAGLPRSVVARAREILENLEANELDPMGRPRLAEHLPGHQGWKRQPTLFEAIQRSLLDELRALDVDRLSPEEAKRWLQEAKRKLL
- the tsaB gene encoding tRNA (adenosine(37)-N6)-threonylcarbamoyltransferase complex dimerization subunit type 1 TsaB is translated as MILAIDTTSERGSIALQRGKELLAVLGSWRPGTHSQMLHEDIDFLLRRAGVTLERVSLLAVTIGPGSFTGVRVGIASIQGLAHALAKPVMGIGALEALAYGVGVSGTICACRDALRGEVYAQLFHLMADGELRALSEPQLMRPEALVAALEERTLIFVCEATASLRAELEEAARRKGHPLVPLVRVPHDEYGWVFVEPSPFLAPAVAALAARRFPQGIISEGATLDALYVRPADAEVRWRLRAGPLPD